In Quercus robur chromosome 11, dhQueRobu3.1, whole genome shotgun sequence, the following proteins share a genomic window:
- the LOC126707050 gene encoding uncharacterized protein LOC126707050, whose translation MSDIAFNKRKYDGQAESPPATRRTGFSAPIAPHSPYSAPPSYNAVAPPIEGKQLAQEVAEKGASGFNSHESGFSSIPPDVKPHTMSKKFGIPKGRVGHIIGKDGETIGNLQTQSGTKIQITQEDMNADPNSVTLTRLVELMGTPEQIAKAEQLIIDLLAKMAYQSSTGWSKRVVFGMKIRNNKNRVKNPSMVGCYPQQGYQARPPTGWGTLRALPFQQPGYGYVQVYPSPSPQYNMSQPPYSGYPPQLASGGYASNWDQSAVPPSQQTSQRGGNDYYSQQPHSQQQQTPGGPAALADNSGYCYGQQQPSSYNQQGQGYTQDGYGRYQAQPQSGYSQPPSYDQQQGYASAPTYGNVTSPTQGGHTPSYGSQGYSTQAPPVQPSSMGQQGYTGYGPGYGAPQAQKPLANPPVYGQPMQSLGGTPGGYGQLVPVQPGYPHSQPPATSYAQLDYGLQRAPPSNYGAVVGQPGHAKREHQL comes from the exons ATGTCTGATATCGCTTTTAACAAACGCAAATACGATGGCCAGGCGGAGTCGCCCCCGGCCACTCGAAGGACCGGTTTCTCCGCTCCGATCGCGCCTCACTCTCCGTACTCGGCTCCTCCTTCCTACAACGCCGTCGCTCCTCCCATCGAAGGCAAGCAGCTCGCCCAGGAAGTCGCAGAGAAAGGCGCTTCTGGATTCAATTCTCACGAGTCTGGCTTCAGCTCCATTCCTCCTG ATGTGAAGCCACACACAATGAGTAAGAAGTTCGGTATTCCAAAAGGAAGAGTTGGTCATATTATTGGGAAAGATGGGGAGACCATCGGAAATCTTCAAACTCAGTCTGGAACTAAGATACAGATCACTCAGGAGGATATGAATGCAGACCCCAATTCTGTCACCCTAACTAGGTTGGTGGAGCTCATGGGTACCCCGGAACAGATTGCCAAGGCTGAGCAGTTGATAATTGACCTTCTTGCTAAGATG GCTTATCAAAGTTCGACTGGATGGTCTAAGCGTGTTGTTTTTGGAATGAAAATACGAAATAACAAG AATCGTGTTAAAAATCCTTCAATGGTTGGATGTTACCCTCAGCAAGGTTACCAAGCACGGCCTCCTACAGGCTGGGGCACACTTAGGGCTCTCCCCTTTCAACAACCAGGTTATGGCTATGTGCAGGTATATCCAAGCCCATCTCCCCAGTATAACATGTCTCAGCCTCCTTATTCAGGCTATCCTCCTCAACTTGCGTCTGGTGGATATGCCTCCAATTGGGACCAGTCAGCTGTCCCACCATCTCAACAGACTTCTCAGCGAGGTGGTAATGATTATTACAGTCAACAACCACATTCACAGCAACAGCAAACCCCTGGTGGTCCTGCAGCTCTGGCAGATAACTCTGGTTATTGTTATGGTCAACAACAACCTTCAAGCTATAATCAACAGGGACAGGGTTATACTCAAGATGGCTATGGAAGGTATCAGGCACAACCTCAATCTGGATATAGCCAACCACCATCATATGATCAGCAACAGGGGTATGCTTCTGCTCCTACCTATGGGAATGTGACTAGTCCAACACAAGGCGGGCACACTCCCTCCTATGGTTCCCAGGGGTATTCGACCCAGGCTCCACCTGTCCAGCCTTCTTCTATGGGCCAGCAAGGATACACTGGATATGGGCCTGGCTATGGAGCACCTCAAGCTCAGAAACCTCTTGCGAATCCCCCGGTTTATGGGCAGCCTATGCAGTCACTTGGTGGCACCCCTGGAGGCTATGGCCAGCTTGTCCCTGTGCAGCCAGGATATCCCCATTCTCAGCCACCAGCTACTAGTTATGCTCAGCTAGATTATGGTTTGCAACGTGCCCCGCCATCCAATTATGGTGCTGTAGTTGGTCAGCCAGGTCATGCAAAGAGAGAACATCAGTTGTGA